From Magnolia sinica isolate HGM2019 chromosome 13, MsV1, whole genome shotgun sequence, one genomic window encodes:
- the LOC131223256 gene encoding potassium channel AKT1-like, which produces MEEMKMKFIKKAICGNQEEEEEARSRDDTLSSFSDGILPSLGARGVNKIKLRSFIISPYDSQYRIWETFLIILVIYSAWVAPFEFGFQEQDIGGLAFTDNVVNSFFAVDIVLTFFVAYLDKATYLLVDDPKKIAWRYARTWLILDLLSTIPIELVHSILPQNIHWYGFFNMLRLWRLRRVSRLFARLEKDRNFNYFWVRCAKLICVTLLAVHCGGCFFHLIAARYHNPLQTWIGAFWNNFHEINVWKRYVISMYWSITTLATVGYGDLHPMNPAEMIFDSFYMLFNLGMTAYLTGNMTNLIVHGTSRTRRFRETIQAASAFAQRHQLPVRLQDQMLAHLSLKFRTDSEGLHQQETLDALPKAIRSSISHHLFYSIVDKVYLFQGVSHDLLFQLVSEMRAEYFPPKEDVILQNEAPTDFYMLVTGSVELLEYKNGKEQVVRETKMGNLVGEIGVLCYRPQLFTARTKRLSQLLRLSRNSFLNLVQSNVGDGTIIMNNFLEHLKGMNDPVMEAVLADTEKILARGRMDLPLTLCFAASRGDDSLLQQLLKRGLDPNESDKSGRTALHISASKGSENCALILLDYGADPNCRDSEGSVPLWEAILERHKSMIKLLIDNGADIISSNVGQFACMAVEKNSLEILNDIVLCGGNPTVPRSDGMTALHVAVNQGNPKIVQFLLDHGANIDKPDANGCTPRSLVDHQDNEEIKALFQAKKDCGNHAAITVTETSVPLSLKFRNELPVPHLSLESMPRSNSVSSQRSGLRRRKASNFHNSLFGIMSAACASEMSPRASEMSPRSLVDSMVGQGMWVGQHPRVMISCAGKSESPGKLILVPSSLQELLHIGAQKFGFMPNRVLTKDGAEIDDVGVIRDGDHLILVGDDDLDQDKKNKMWR; this is translated from the exons ATGGAAGAGATGAAGATGAAATTCATCAAGAAGGCTATATGTGGtaatcaagaagaagaagaagaagcacgatCGAGAGACGACACCCTTTCGAGCTTTTCAGATGGAATTCTTCCATCTCTCGGCGCCCGTGGTGTTAACAAAATAAAGCTCCGGAGCTTTATCATATCTCCTTACGATAGTCAATACAG AATATGGGAGACTTTTCTGATCATTCTGGTTATCTATTCGGCTTGGGTAGCTCCATTCGAATTTGGGTTCCAAGAGCAAGACATTGGAGGCCTAGCTTTCACCGACAATGTTGTCAATTCATTCTTTGCCGTAGACATCGTCCTGACCTTCTTCGTAGCCTATCTTGATAAAGCGACGTATCTGCTTGTTGATGATCCGAAGAAGATCGCTTGGAGGTATGCAAGGACCTGGTTGATTCTAGATCTTCTCTCCACCATTCccatagagttggtccattcgaTCTTGCCACAGAATATCCATTGGTATGGCTTCTTTAACATGCTCCGGCTTTGGCGTCTCCGAAGAGTCAGCCGCCTTTTTGCCAG ATTAGAGAAAGATAGGAACTTCAACTACTTTTGGGTCAGATGCGCGAAGCTCATCTGT GTGACTCTACTTGCAGTTCATTGTGGAGGGTGCTTCTTTCATCTTATCGCCGCAAGGTACCACAACCCACTTCAAACATGGATCGGAGCTTTCTGGAACAACTTCCATGAGATTAACGTCTGGAAGCGTTATGTTATTTCAATGTACTGGTCAATCACCACCCTTGCAACCGTCGGGTATGGTGATTTACATCCTATGAATCCAGCCGAGATGATCTTCGACAGCTTCTACATGCTCTTCAATCTTGGAATGACAGCATATTTGACCGGGAACATGACTAATTTGATCGTCCATGGCACTAGTCGAACTAGAAGATTT AGGGAAACAATTCAAGCGGCTTCAGCTTTTGCACAAAGACACCAGCTTCCGGTCCGCCTGCAAGATCAGATGCTTGCACACCTAAGTTTGAAGTTCAGGACGGACTCAGAGGGGTTGCACCAGCAAGAGACTCTCGACGCCCTTCCGAAAGCCATCCGATCCAGCATTTCACATCACCTCTTTTACTCCATCGTTGACAAGGTCTACTTGTTCCAAGGGGTGTCACATGATTTGCTTTTTCAGCTG GTCTCCGAAATGAGAGCAGAGTATTTTCCTCCCAAGGAAGACGTGATCCTCCAGAATGAAGCACCGACCGATTTCTACATGCTGGTGACTGGTTCTGTG GAGCTGCTGGAATATAAAAATGGAAAAGAACAG GTTGTTAGAGAGACAAAGATGGGGAATCTTGTTGGAGAGATTGGAGTGCTCTGTTACAGGCCACAACTGTTCACCGCCCGCACCAAGCGGTTGAGCCAGCTGTTGCGGTTGAGTCGTAATTCCTTCTTGAACCTTGTTCAGTCCAATGTTGGTGATGGGACCATAATCATGAATAATTTCCTTGAG CATTTGAAAGGGATGAACGATCCAGTGATGGAAGCAGTTCTAGCAGATACAGAAAAGATTCTGGCCCGCGGTAGAATGGACCTGCCTCTCACTCTATGCTTTGCTGCAAGTAGAGGAGATGACAGTTTGCTGCAACAGCTATTGAAGCGTGGTTTGGACCCCAATGAATCAGATAAGAGTGGCCGGACTGCACTG CATATATCAGCATCAAAAGGAAGTGAGAATTGCGCTCTCATCCTACTAGATTATGGGGCAGACCCCAATTGCAGAG ATTCGGAGGGAAGTGTTCCTCTTTGGGAAGCAATACTTGAAAGGCACAAATCAATGATCAAACTTCTGATTGACAATGGCGCGGATATCATTTCCAGCAATGTGGGTCAGTTTGCATGCATGGCTGTCGAGAAGAACAGCTTAGAAATCCTTAATGACATTGTCCTTTGTGGAGGCAATCCAACAGTCCCTAGGAGCGATGGGATGACCGCACTCCATGTTGCAGTTAATCAAGGGAATCCGAAAATAGTCCAGTTCCTGTTAGACCATGGAGCCAACATTGACAAGCCTGATGCCAACGGTTGTACTCCAAGGAGCCTTGTGGATCATCAAGACAATGAAGAGATAAAAGCTCTCTTCCAAGCCAAGAAGGATTGCGGCAACCACGCCGCCATCACAGTCACTGAGACAAGTGTCCCACTCAGTCTGAAGTTCAGGAATGAGCTTCCAGTCCCCCATCTCTCTCTTGAAAGCATGCCCCGCTCAAACAGCGTATCCTCTCAGCGTAGTGGCCTTCGTAGACGTAAGGCTAGCAATTTCCACAACTCGCTCTTTGGGATCATGTCAGCCGCTTGTGCAAGTGAGATGAGCCCACGTGCAAGCGAGATGAGCCCACGATCGCTCGTGGACAGCATGGTGGGCCAGGGGATGTGGGTGGGCCAGCATCCTAGAGTGATGATCAGTTGCGCTGGAAAGAGCGAATCGCCTGGAAAGCTTATACTCGTACCTTCATCACTTCAGGAGCTGCTTCACATTGGTGCTCAGAAATTTGGGTTCATGCCCAACAGAGTCCTTACCAAAGATGGAGCTGAAATTGATGATGTGGGAGTGATAAGGGATGGTGATCATCTTATTCTTGTTGGTGATGATGACCTGGACCAAGATAAGAAAAACAAAATGTGGAGATAA